Proteins encoded together in one Perognathus longimembris pacificus isolate PPM17 chromosome 8, ASM2315922v1, whole genome shotgun sequence window:
- the Cnga3 gene encoding cyclic nucleotide-gated cation channel alpha-3 isoform X3 gives MAMVNTQYSQPFPAHVTEKSADRDLNCVEHGLRVHAPCEETSSSLQRGTAMETGAPAGSGRHAFTRLTPARLSRLVVSLRTWAARHIHHEDQTPDSFLERFQGAELKEVATQGSSAQSNPGGQELLDRGDRKKQDAFVVDPSSNVYYRWLTLIALPVFYNWCLIVCRACFDELQSEHLILWLVLDYSADVLYGLDMLVRARTGFLEQGLMVRDAKRLWKHYTKSLYFKLDILSLFPTDLAYLKLGINYPELRFNRLLKFSRLFEFFDRTETRTNSPNVFRIGNLVLYILVIIHWNACIYFAISKFIGFGSDSWVYPNISKPEYGRLSRKYIYSLYWSTLTLTTIGETPPPVKDEEYLFVVIDFLVGVLIFATIVGNVGSMISNMNASRAEFQAKIDSIKQYMRFRKVTKDLETRVIRWFDYLWANRKTVDEKEVLKSLPDKLRAEIAINVHLDTLKKVRIFQDCEAGLLVELVLKLRPAVFSPGDYICKKGDIGREMYIIKEGKLAVVADDGVTQFVVLSDGSYFGEISILNIKGSKSGNRRTANIRSIGYSDLFCLSKDDLMEALTEYPDAKKALEEKGRQILMKDNLIDEDVAKAGADPQNMEEKVEHLESSLDTLQTRFARLLAEYSATQMRVKQRLSQLESRVKVAGSGLADGEAPDGAAHTEDEEQ, from the exons GGTCCACGCGCCCTGTGAGGAGACATCGTCCTCACTGCAGCGAGGGACCGCCATGGAGACGGGAGCGCCCGCCGGGTCCGGGCGCCACGCCTTCACTCGCCTGACGCCCGCCAG GCTGTCTCGCCTCGTCGTCTCGCTGCGCACCTGGGCTGCCAGACACATTCACCATGAGGACCAGACCCCAGACTCCTTCCTAGAGCGTTTCCAGGGAGCTGAGCTGAAGGAGGTAGCTACCCAAGGGAGCAGTGCCCAGTCAAACCCGGGAGGCCAGGAGCTCCTGGACAGAGGGGACAG AAAGAAGCAGGATGCTTTTGTGGTGGACCCCTCCAGCAACGTCTACTACCGCTGGCTGACTCTGATTGCCCTGCCCGTCTTCTATAACTGGTGTCTGATTGTGTGCAG GGCCTGTTTCGATGAACTTCAGTCCGAGCATCTGATTCTGTGGCTGGTCCTGGACTACTCTGCAGATGTCCTCTATGGCTTGGACATGCTGGTGCGCGCCCGCACAG GTTTTCTCGAGCAAGGTCTAATGGTCAGGGATGCTAAGAGACTATGGAAACATTACACAAAGTCCTTGTACTTCAAGCTGGACATATTGTCTCTGTTTCCCACGGACCTGGCTTATTTAAAGTTGGGTATAAACTACCCAGAACTGAGGTTCAATCGCCTACTGAAGTTTTCCCGGCTCTTCGAATTCTTTGATCGCACAGAGACAAGGACCAACTCCCCCAATGTGTTTAGGATTGGGAACCTGGTCTTGTACATCCTCGTCATCATACACTGGAATGCCTGCATCTACTTCGCCATTTCCAAGTTCATTGGTTTTGGGTCAGACTCTTGGGTCTACCCAAACATCTCCAAGCCAGAATACGGACGCCTGTCCAGGAAGTACATTTACAGTCTTTACTGGTCCACCCTGACCCTGACCACCATTGGCGAGACCCCACCACCAGTGAAAGATGAAGAGTATCTCTTTGTGGTCATCGATTTCCTGGTGGGTGTTCTGATTTTTGCCACCATTGTGGGCAACGTGGGCTCCATGATCTCAAACATGAATGCTTCGCGGGCAGAGTTCCAGGCAAAGATTGATTCCATCAAGCAATATATGCGATTCCGCAAGGTGACCAAGGACTTGGAGACACGGGTCATCCGGTGGTTTGACTACCTGTGGGCCAACAGAAAGACAGTGGATGAAAAGGAGGTGCTCAAGAGCCTCCCTGACAAGCTGAGGGCGGAGATCGCCATCAACGTGCACCTGGACACCCTCAAGAAGGTCCGCATCTTCCAGGACTGTGAGGCAGGACTGTTGGTGGAGCTGGTGCTGAAGCTGCGGCCTGCTGTCTTCAGCCCTGGGGACTACATCTGCAAGAAGGGGGACATCGGGCGGGAGATGTACATCATCAAGGAGGGCAAGCTGGCGGTGGTGGCTGATGATGGGGTCACCCAGTTTGTGGTTCTCAGTGATGGCAGTTACTTTGGGGAGATCAGCATCTTAAACATAAAGGGGAGCAAGTCGGGCAACCGCAGGACGGCCAACATCAGGAGCATTGGTTATTCAGATCTGTTCTGTCTCTCCAAGGATGATCTGATGGAGGCCCTCACCGAATATCCTGATGCCAAAAAGGCcctggaggagaaagggaggcaaATCCTGATGAAGGACAACCTGATCGATGAGGATGTGGCCAAGGCTGGGGCGGATCCCCAGAACATGGAGGAAAAGGTGGAGCACCTGGAGTCCTCCCTGGACACCCTGCAGACCAGGTTTGCCCGGCTCTTGGCCGAGTACAGCGCCACACAGATGAGAGTGAAGCAGCGCCTCAGCCAGCTGGAGAGCCGAGTGAAGGTGGCTGGGAGCGGCCTGGCGGACGGCGAGGCTCCCGACGGTGCTGCCCACACAGAGGACGAGGAACAGTGA
- the Cnga3 gene encoding cyclic nucleotide-gated cation channel alpha-3 isoform X1, giving the protein MAMVNTQYSQPFPAHVTEKSADRDLNCVEHGLSRVHAPCEETSSSLQRGTAMETGAPAGSGRHAFTRLTPARLSRLVVSLRTWAARHIHHEDQTPDSFLERFQGAELKEVATQGSSAQSNPGGQELLDRGDSTWPLASSNTNACNNSKEDSKAEVEEEEEEEEEEEEEEEEEEKQDAFVVDPSSNVYYRWLTLIALPVFYNWCLIVCRACFDELQSEHLILWLVLDYSADVLYGLDMLVRARTGFLEQGLMVRDAKRLWKHYTKSLYFKLDILSLFPTDLAYLKLGINYPELRFNRLLKFSRLFEFFDRTETRTNSPNVFRIGNLVLYILVIIHWNACIYFAISKFIGFGSDSWVYPNISKPEYGRLSRKYIYSLYWSTLTLTTIGETPPPVKDEEYLFVVIDFLVGVLIFATIVGNVGSMISNMNASRAEFQAKIDSIKQYMRFRKVTKDLETRVIRWFDYLWANRKTVDEKEVLKSLPDKLRAEIAINVHLDTLKKVRIFQDCEAGLLVELVLKLRPAVFSPGDYICKKGDIGREMYIIKEGKLAVVADDGVTQFVVLSDGSYFGEISILNIKGSKSGNRRTANIRSIGYSDLFCLSKDDLMEALTEYPDAKKALEEKGRQILMKDNLIDEDVAKAGADPQNMEEKVEHLESSLDTLQTRFARLLAEYSATQMRVKQRLSQLESRVKVAGSGLADGEAPDGAAHTEDEEQ; this is encoded by the exons GGTCCACGCGCCCTGTGAGGAGACATCGTCCTCACTGCAGCGAGGGACCGCCATGGAGACGGGAGCGCCCGCCGGGTCCGGGCGCCACGCCTTCACTCGCCTGACGCCCGCCAG GCTGTCTCGCCTCGTCGTCTCGCTGCGCACCTGGGCTGCCAGACACATTCACCATGAGGACCAGACCCCAGACTCCTTCCTAGAGCGTTTCCAGGGAGCTGAGCTGAAGGAGGTAGCTACCCAAGGGAGCAGTGCCCAGTCAAACCCGGGAGGCCAGGAGCTCCTGGACAGAGGGGACAG CACCTGGCCCCTGGCCAGCAGCAATACTAACGCTTGCAACAACTCTAAAGAGGA ttcaaaggca gaggtggaggaggaggaggaggaggaggaggaggaggaggaggaggaggaggaggaggag AAGCAGGATGCTTTTGTGGTGGACCCCTCCAGCAACGTCTACTACCGCTGGCTGACTCTGATTGCCCTGCCCGTCTTCTATAACTGGTGTCTGATTGTGTGCAG GGCCTGTTTCGATGAACTTCAGTCCGAGCATCTGATTCTGTGGCTGGTCCTGGACTACTCTGCAGATGTCCTCTATGGCTTGGACATGCTGGTGCGCGCCCGCACAG GTTTTCTCGAGCAAGGTCTAATGGTCAGGGATGCTAAGAGACTATGGAAACATTACACAAAGTCCTTGTACTTCAAGCTGGACATATTGTCTCTGTTTCCCACGGACCTGGCTTATTTAAAGTTGGGTATAAACTACCCAGAACTGAGGTTCAATCGCCTACTGAAGTTTTCCCGGCTCTTCGAATTCTTTGATCGCACAGAGACAAGGACCAACTCCCCCAATGTGTTTAGGATTGGGAACCTGGTCTTGTACATCCTCGTCATCATACACTGGAATGCCTGCATCTACTTCGCCATTTCCAAGTTCATTGGTTTTGGGTCAGACTCTTGGGTCTACCCAAACATCTCCAAGCCAGAATACGGACGCCTGTCCAGGAAGTACATTTACAGTCTTTACTGGTCCACCCTGACCCTGACCACCATTGGCGAGACCCCACCACCAGTGAAAGATGAAGAGTATCTCTTTGTGGTCATCGATTTCCTGGTGGGTGTTCTGATTTTTGCCACCATTGTGGGCAACGTGGGCTCCATGATCTCAAACATGAATGCTTCGCGGGCAGAGTTCCAGGCAAAGATTGATTCCATCAAGCAATATATGCGATTCCGCAAGGTGACCAAGGACTTGGAGACACGGGTCATCCGGTGGTTTGACTACCTGTGGGCCAACAGAAAGACAGTGGATGAAAAGGAGGTGCTCAAGAGCCTCCCTGACAAGCTGAGGGCGGAGATCGCCATCAACGTGCACCTGGACACCCTCAAGAAGGTCCGCATCTTCCAGGACTGTGAGGCAGGACTGTTGGTGGAGCTGGTGCTGAAGCTGCGGCCTGCTGTCTTCAGCCCTGGGGACTACATCTGCAAGAAGGGGGACATCGGGCGGGAGATGTACATCATCAAGGAGGGCAAGCTGGCGGTGGTGGCTGATGATGGGGTCACCCAGTTTGTGGTTCTCAGTGATGGCAGTTACTTTGGGGAGATCAGCATCTTAAACATAAAGGGGAGCAAGTCGGGCAACCGCAGGACGGCCAACATCAGGAGCATTGGTTATTCAGATCTGTTCTGTCTCTCCAAGGATGATCTGATGGAGGCCCTCACCGAATATCCTGATGCCAAAAAGGCcctggaggagaaagggaggcaaATCCTGATGAAGGACAACCTGATCGATGAGGATGTGGCCAAGGCTGGGGCGGATCCCCAGAACATGGAGGAAAAGGTGGAGCACCTGGAGTCCTCCCTGGACACCCTGCAGACCAGGTTTGCCCGGCTCTTGGCCGAGTACAGCGCCACACAGATGAGAGTGAAGCAGCGCCTCAGCCAGCTGGAGAGCCGAGTGAAGGTGGCTGGGAGCGGCCTGGCGGACGGCGAGGCTCCCGACGGTGCTGCCCACACAGAGGACGAGGAACAGTGA
- the Cnga3 gene encoding cyclic nucleotide-gated cation channel alpha-3 isoform X2, whose product MAMVNTQYSQPFPAHVTEKSADRDLNCVEHGLSRVHAPCEETSSSLQRGTAMETGAPAGSGRHAFTRLTPARLSRLVVSLRTWAARHIHHEDQTPDSFLERFQGAELKEVATQGSSAQSNPGGQELLDRGDSTWPLASSNTNACNNSKEDSKAEEEEEEEEEEEEEEEEKQDAFVVDPSSNVYYRWLTLIALPVFYNWCLIVCRACFDELQSEHLILWLVLDYSADVLYGLDMLVRARTGFLEQGLMVRDAKRLWKHYTKSLYFKLDILSLFPTDLAYLKLGINYPELRFNRLLKFSRLFEFFDRTETRTNSPNVFRIGNLVLYILVIIHWNACIYFAISKFIGFGSDSWVYPNISKPEYGRLSRKYIYSLYWSTLTLTTIGETPPPVKDEEYLFVVIDFLVGVLIFATIVGNVGSMISNMNASRAEFQAKIDSIKQYMRFRKVTKDLETRVIRWFDYLWANRKTVDEKEVLKSLPDKLRAEIAINVHLDTLKKVRIFQDCEAGLLVELVLKLRPAVFSPGDYICKKGDIGREMYIIKEGKLAVVADDGVTQFVVLSDGSYFGEISILNIKGSKSGNRRTANIRSIGYSDLFCLSKDDLMEALTEYPDAKKALEEKGRQILMKDNLIDEDVAKAGADPQNMEEKVEHLESSLDTLQTRFARLLAEYSATQMRVKQRLSQLESRVKVAGSGLADGEAPDGAAHTEDEEQ is encoded by the exons GGTCCACGCGCCCTGTGAGGAGACATCGTCCTCACTGCAGCGAGGGACCGCCATGGAGACGGGAGCGCCCGCCGGGTCCGGGCGCCACGCCTTCACTCGCCTGACGCCCGCCAG GCTGTCTCGCCTCGTCGTCTCGCTGCGCACCTGGGCTGCCAGACACATTCACCATGAGGACCAGACCCCAGACTCCTTCCTAGAGCGTTTCCAGGGAGCTGAGCTGAAGGAGGTAGCTACCCAAGGGAGCAGTGCCCAGTCAAACCCGGGAGGCCAGGAGCTCCTGGACAGAGGGGACAG CACCTGGCCCCTGGCCAGCAGCAATACTAACGCTTGCAACAACTCTAAAGAGGA ttcaaaggca gaggaggaggaggaggaggaggaggaggaggaggaggaggaggaggag AAGCAGGATGCTTTTGTGGTGGACCCCTCCAGCAACGTCTACTACCGCTGGCTGACTCTGATTGCCCTGCCCGTCTTCTATAACTGGTGTCTGATTGTGTGCAG GGCCTGTTTCGATGAACTTCAGTCCGAGCATCTGATTCTGTGGCTGGTCCTGGACTACTCTGCAGATGTCCTCTATGGCTTGGACATGCTGGTGCGCGCCCGCACAG GTTTTCTCGAGCAAGGTCTAATGGTCAGGGATGCTAAGAGACTATGGAAACATTACACAAAGTCCTTGTACTTCAAGCTGGACATATTGTCTCTGTTTCCCACGGACCTGGCTTATTTAAAGTTGGGTATAAACTACCCAGAACTGAGGTTCAATCGCCTACTGAAGTTTTCCCGGCTCTTCGAATTCTTTGATCGCACAGAGACAAGGACCAACTCCCCCAATGTGTTTAGGATTGGGAACCTGGTCTTGTACATCCTCGTCATCATACACTGGAATGCCTGCATCTACTTCGCCATTTCCAAGTTCATTGGTTTTGGGTCAGACTCTTGGGTCTACCCAAACATCTCCAAGCCAGAATACGGACGCCTGTCCAGGAAGTACATTTACAGTCTTTACTGGTCCACCCTGACCCTGACCACCATTGGCGAGACCCCACCACCAGTGAAAGATGAAGAGTATCTCTTTGTGGTCATCGATTTCCTGGTGGGTGTTCTGATTTTTGCCACCATTGTGGGCAACGTGGGCTCCATGATCTCAAACATGAATGCTTCGCGGGCAGAGTTCCAGGCAAAGATTGATTCCATCAAGCAATATATGCGATTCCGCAAGGTGACCAAGGACTTGGAGACACGGGTCATCCGGTGGTTTGACTACCTGTGGGCCAACAGAAAGACAGTGGATGAAAAGGAGGTGCTCAAGAGCCTCCCTGACAAGCTGAGGGCGGAGATCGCCATCAACGTGCACCTGGACACCCTCAAGAAGGTCCGCATCTTCCAGGACTGTGAGGCAGGACTGTTGGTGGAGCTGGTGCTGAAGCTGCGGCCTGCTGTCTTCAGCCCTGGGGACTACATCTGCAAGAAGGGGGACATCGGGCGGGAGATGTACATCATCAAGGAGGGCAAGCTGGCGGTGGTGGCTGATGATGGGGTCACCCAGTTTGTGGTTCTCAGTGATGGCAGTTACTTTGGGGAGATCAGCATCTTAAACATAAAGGGGAGCAAGTCGGGCAACCGCAGGACGGCCAACATCAGGAGCATTGGTTATTCAGATCTGTTCTGTCTCTCCAAGGATGATCTGATGGAGGCCCTCACCGAATATCCTGATGCCAAAAAGGCcctggaggagaaagggaggcaaATCCTGATGAAGGACAACCTGATCGATGAGGATGTGGCCAAGGCTGGGGCGGATCCCCAGAACATGGAGGAAAAGGTGGAGCACCTGGAGTCCTCCCTGGACACCCTGCAGACCAGGTTTGCCCGGCTCTTGGCCGAGTACAGCGCCACACAGATGAGAGTGAAGCAGCGCCTCAGCCAGCTGGAGAGCCGAGTGAAGGTGGCTGGGAGCGGCCTGGCGGACGGCGAGGCTCCCGACGGTGCTGCCCACACAGAGGACGAGGAACAGTGA
- the Cnga3 gene encoding cyclic nucleotide-gated cation channel alpha-3 isoform X4: MAMVNTQYSQPFPAHVTEKSADRDLNCVEHGLRLSRLVVSLRTWAARHIHHEDQTPDSFLERFQGAELKEVATQGSSAQSNPGGQELLDRGDRKKQDAFVVDPSSNVYYRWLTLIALPVFYNWCLIVCRACFDELQSEHLILWLVLDYSADVLYGLDMLVRARTGFLEQGLMVRDAKRLWKHYTKSLYFKLDILSLFPTDLAYLKLGINYPELRFNRLLKFSRLFEFFDRTETRTNSPNVFRIGNLVLYILVIIHWNACIYFAISKFIGFGSDSWVYPNISKPEYGRLSRKYIYSLYWSTLTLTTIGETPPPVKDEEYLFVVIDFLVGVLIFATIVGNVGSMISNMNASRAEFQAKIDSIKQYMRFRKVTKDLETRVIRWFDYLWANRKTVDEKEVLKSLPDKLRAEIAINVHLDTLKKVRIFQDCEAGLLVELVLKLRPAVFSPGDYICKKGDIGREMYIIKEGKLAVVADDGVTQFVVLSDGSYFGEISILNIKGSKSGNRRTANIRSIGYSDLFCLSKDDLMEALTEYPDAKKALEEKGRQILMKDNLIDEDVAKAGADPQNMEEKVEHLESSLDTLQTRFARLLAEYSATQMRVKQRLSQLESRVKVAGSGLADGEAPDGAAHTEDEEQ; the protein is encoded by the exons GCTGTCTCGCCTCGTCGTCTCGCTGCGCACCTGGGCTGCCAGACACATTCACCATGAGGACCAGACCCCAGACTCCTTCCTAGAGCGTTTCCAGGGAGCTGAGCTGAAGGAGGTAGCTACCCAAGGGAGCAGTGCCCAGTCAAACCCGGGAGGCCAGGAGCTCCTGGACAGAGGGGACAG AAAGAAGCAGGATGCTTTTGTGGTGGACCCCTCCAGCAACGTCTACTACCGCTGGCTGACTCTGATTGCCCTGCCCGTCTTCTATAACTGGTGTCTGATTGTGTGCAG GGCCTGTTTCGATGAACTTCAGTCCGAGCATCTGATTCTGTGGCTGGTCCTGGACTACTCTGCAGATGTCCTCTATGGCTTGGACATGCTGGTGCGCGCCCGCACAG GTTTTCTCGAGCAAGGTCTAATGGTCAGGGATGCTAAGAGACTATGGAAACATTACACAAAGTCCTTGTACTTCAAGCTGGACATATTGTCTCTGTTTCCCACGGACCTGGCTTATTTAAAGTTGGGTATAAACTACCCAGAACTGAGGTTCAATCGCCTACTGAAGTTTTCCCGGCTCTTCGAATTCTTTGATCGCACAGAGACAAGGACCAACTCCCCCAATGTGTTTAGGATTGGGAACCTGGTCTTGTACATCCTCGTCATCATACACTGGAATGCCTGCATCTACTTCGCCATTTCCAAGTTCATTGGTTTTGGGTCAGACTCTTGGGTCTACCCAAACATCTCCAAGCCAGAATACGGACGCCTGTCCAGGAAGTACATTTACAGTCTTTACTGGTCCACCCTGACCCTGACCACCATTGGCGAGACCCCACCACCAGTGAAAGATGAAGAGTATCTCTTTGTGGTCATCGATTTCCTGGTGGGTGTTCTGATTTTTGCCACCATTGTGGGCAACGTGGGCTCCATGATCTCAAACATGAATGCTTCGCGGGCAGAGTTCCAGGCAAAGATTGATTCCATCAAGCAATATATGCGATTCCGCAAGGTGACCAAGGACTTGGAGACACGGGTCATCCGGTGGTTTGACTACCTGTGGGCCAACAGAAAGACAGTGGATGAAAAGGAGGTGCTCAAGAGCCTCCCTGACAAGCTGAGGGCGGAGATCGCCATCAACGTGCACCTGGACACCCTCAAGAAGGTCCGCATCTTCCAGGACTGTGAGGCAGGACTGTTGGTGGAGCTGGTGCTGAAGCTGCGGCCTGCTGTCTTCAGCCCTGGGGACTACATCTGCAAGAAGGGGGACATCGGGCGGGAGATGTACATCATCAAGGAGGGCAAGCTGGCGGTGGTGGCTGATGATGGGGTCACCCAGTTTGTGGTTCTCAGTGATGGCAGTTACTTTGGGGAGATCAGCATCTTAAACATAAAGGGGAGCAAGTCGGGCAACCGCAGGACGGCCAACATCAGGAGCATTGGTTATTCAGATCTGTTCTGTCTCTCCAAGGATGATCTGATGGAGGCCCTCACCGAATATCCTGATGCCAAAAAGGCcctggaggagaaagggaggcaaATCCTGATGAAGGACAACCTGATCGATGAGGATGTGGCCAAGGCTGGGGCGGATCCCCAGAACATGGAGGAAAAGGTGGAGCACCTGGAGTCCTCCCTGGACACCCTGCAGACCAGGTTTGCCCGGCTCTTGGCCGAGTACAGCGCCACACAGATGAGAGTGAAGCAGCGCCTCAGCCAGCTGGAGAGCCGAGTGAAGGTGGCTGGGAGCGGCCTGGCGGACGGCGAGGCTCCCGACGGTGCTGCCCACACAGAGGACGAGGAACAGTGA